Proteins from a genomic interval of Nitrospina gracilis Nb-211:
- the pilM gene encoding type IV pilus assembly protein PilM: MFLSAKTPLLAIDIGSHSIKVAQLDGDPGKFELKNFGLMPLEPESVTDGVVRDEEQVTDALTRLLAAEKINNRFAVVSVSGEAVMIKKIRVPAMPEEDLADAIQEEAEQYIPFDIDDVRIDYQVLEPSTVLEEHEIEDEEEEKLDILLVAVQNEIIDSRLAVLAAAGLKPVIVDLDVFAMVNALANSRNVKDMGSVALVDLGHTFTHLNILMDGVSTFTRDIPVGGGMCTQNLVSRFQLEPKDAEAFKYGVLPEEVEKDDVINVILDSFDPLIEELHKAFEFFSSTSNSQVEKVFIMGGGALIPGVDGLIADRMAVPVEVFDPFESIKVPSTFDKKALAHMAPMSAVAIGLASRRFDYLEQMESKKKEQKVK, encoded by the coding sequence ATGTTTCTTTCGGCCAAAACTCCGTTGTTGGCTATTGATATCGGGTCGCATTCCATCAAGGTCGCCCAGCTCGATGGGGATCCGGGCAAGTTTGAGTTGAAGAATTTCGGACTCATGCCCCTGGAACCGGAATCGGTGACGGATGGAGTGGTGCGCGATGAGGAGCAGGTCACCGACGCCCTCACCCGTCTGCTCGCCGCCGAAAAAATAAACAACCGGTTTGCCGTGGTTTCCGTCTCCGGCGAGGCGGTGATGATCAAGAAAATCCGAGTGCCGGCCATGCCGGAAGAAGATCTGGCCGATGCGATTCAGGAGGAAGCGGAGCAGTACATTCCTTTTGACATCGACGATGTGCGCATTGACTACCAGGTGCTGGAACCGAGCACGGTTCTTGAAGAGCATGAGATCGAGGATGAGGAAGAGGAGAAGCTGGACATTCTGCTGGTGGCGGTGCAGAACGAAATCATCGACAGCCGCCTTGCCGTGTTGGCCGCCGCCGGTCTGAAGCCGGTGATTGTCGACCTCGACGTGTTCGCCATGGTCAATGCCCTGGCCAATTCCCGCAATGTCAAGGACATGGGATCGGTGGCGCTGGTCGATCTCGGACACACGTTCACCCATCTCAACATCCTCATGGACGGCGTCAGCACCTTCACCCGCGACATTCCGGTGGGTGGCGGCATGTGTACGCAGAATCTGGTCAGCCGTTTCCAGCTCGAACCCAAGGATGCCGAGGCATTCAAGTATGGGGTCCTGCCGGAAGAGGTGGAAAAGGACGACGTGATCAACGTCATCCTCGATTCGTTCGATCCACTCATCGAAGAACTCCACAAGGCGTTTGAATTTTTCAGCTCCACTTCCAACAGCCAGGTAGAAAAGGTCTTCATCATGGGAGGCGGGGCGTTGATTCCCGGGGTCGATGGCCTGATCGCCGACCGCATGGCGGTGCCGGTGGAGGTGTTTGATCCGTTTGAATCCATCAAGGTTCCCTCCACCTTTGACAAGAAAGCCCTGGCGCACATGGCGCCCATGTCTGCGGTGGCCATTGGCCTGGCTTCGAGGCGGTTCGATTACCTCGAGCAGATGGAGTCCAAGAAAAAAGAACAAAAGGTGAAATAA
- a CDS encoding type 4a pilus biogenesis protein PilO — translation MDKILDKIPYDKLDRFQKPQAIMAGAVLCFGVILMYYFLVYSAYQDEYRDLETKLGKTQDKLKLYQQEVSQKELITKQVATLSGTLVEKKRQLPLVEQLPTLLNKISDVGRFLDVNIVTFRLDEASEKRFYKEIPITMTITGDYYRTAGFFDTLQSLLRMVNISKLKMVRETTQVSVKGKMGEAKREAVLLLKTDIQAKTFAYIEGSEKEGE, via the coding sequence ATGGATAAAATTTTAGACAAGATTCCATACGACAAGCTGGACCGGTTTCAGAAACCTCAGGCCATCATGGCGGGTGCGGTGCTGTGCTTCGGTGTTATCCTGATGTACTACTTTCTGGTCTACAGTGCTTACCAGGATGAGTACCGCGATTTGGAAACCAAGCTGGGCAAAACCCAGGACAAGTTGAAGCTGTACCAGCAGGAAGTGTCCCAGAAAGAGTTGATCACCAAGCAGGTCGCCACGCTTTCGGGCACGCTGGTGGAAAAGAAACGTCAGCTCCCGCTGGTGGAGCAGTTGCCCACGCTGTTGAACAAGATTTCGGACGTGGGGCGGTTTCTGGACGTGAACATCGTCACTTTCCGACTGGACGAGGCTTCCGAAAAAAGATTCTACAAGGAAATCCCCATCACCATGACCATCACCGGGGATTATTACCGTACGGCCGGTTTCTTTGACACCTTGCAGAGCTTGTTGCGCATGGTGAACATTTCCAAGCTCAAAATGGTGCGGGAAACCACCCAGGTTTCCGTGAAGGGGAAAATGGGAGAAGCCAAGCGGGAGGCGGTCCTGTTGTTGAAGACGGATATTCAGGCAAAAACTTTTGCTTACATCGAAGGATCGGAAAAAGAGGGTGAATAA
- a CDS encoding helix-turn-helix transcriptional regulator, with protein MASVNNVRKIRESKMMSKAELARKASVTVQTIDRIEKGNDCRLDTKRKIILALGYKLGERSKVFGEESSVDDRVSSQGRTKSKSRVKVRRQTGKGRKQA; from the coding sequence GTGGCCAGTGTGAATAATGTCCGCAAAATCCGCGAGTCGAAGATGATGAGCAAGGCCGAGCTCGCACGGAAAGCCAGTGTCACCGTGCAAACCATCGACCGGATTGAAAAAGGGAACGATTGCCGCTTGGACACCAAACGCAAAATCATTCTTGCACTTGGTTACAAACTGGGGGAGCGCTCGAAAGTCTTTGGGGAGGAATCTTCTGTCGACGACCGGGTATCCAGCCAGGGTAGAACCAAATCCAAGTCCAGGGTCAAGGTGCGTCGCCAGACCGGAAAGGGGAGAAAGCAGGCGTGA
- a CDS encoding pilus assembly protein PilP codes for MKTQTQHSNGFPYRSGTRWLTASLMAVTLILAAWVPPLEAARTQNKTSLVRQLFVVSGSQKEKALVARMTMDPSVFTSPNLLSSLGLSREHITLINEVYEGAFNTNEFYNAKFRTLRDGFNRTHIRRAIRFFRSPLGRRVASLDSGYVKRWGEYESFLKSITNNPPEKSRLELINRLEKAKSQVDYEIKFKASILRTVAPLNDFFAVGSAEKLIMKLKMELRDHQRSLHIIDNLFRYRALSDREIERMVRFYESPEGRWYNQMDQEGNAEGIAKMNRRAVGAMQEVVRRLKSTKEDFDTLKAVFAPGLRYMFTDKRDPFVPQIDEVDIEAIQRQQEEAKGRQERMHERMEEQRLFRSRMDQELGGLPSIPYEVYRAVKRTDPRLHSDLEYYAALFKNKSELRKMSKDEIIEELNNYKNLIEKASGIGSMQIGSDLQNELGQLKLSGLIWNGQETVALVETPDTFGHTIRVGSLLGPRYGVVEAIDQEKITIIERIRDYQGNIRTQTRYLEFTKPADE; via the coding sequence ATGAAAACGCAGACCCAACACTCCAACGGATTCCCCTACAGAAGCGGCACGCGCTGGCTCACGGCGTCCCTGATGGCAGTCACGCTGATTCTTGCCGCCTGGGTGCCTCCGCTTGAGGCGGCCAGGACGCAAAATAAAACGTCTCTGGTGCGGCAGTTGTTTGTGGTCAGTGGATCGCAAAAGGAAAAGGCGCTGGTGGCCCGGATGACGATGGACCCTTCCGTCTTCACCAGTCCCAATCTGCTGTCCTCTCTTGGACTTTCCAGGGAACACATCACCCTCATCAACGAAGTGTATGAAGGTGCGTTCAACACCAACGAATTTTACAACGCCAAGTTCCGGACCCTGCGGGACGGTTTCAACCGCACGCATATCCGCCGCGCCATCCGTTTTTTCCGCTCTCCCTTGGGACGCCGGGTGGCATCTCTGGATTCCGGCTATGTGAAGCGTTGGGGTGAGTATGAAAGTTTTCTCAAAAGCATCACCAACAATCCTCCGGAAAAAAGCCGGCTGGAGTTGATAAATCGCCTGGAAAAAGCCAAGTCCCAGGTGGATTACGAAATCAAATTCAAGGCATCCATTTTGCGGACCGTGGCGCCGTTGAACGATTTCTTCGCGGTGGGCAGTGCGGAGAAGCTGATCATGAAACTCAAAATGGAACTGCGCGACCATCAGCGGTCTTTGCACATCATCGACAATTTGTTCCGCTACAGAGCTCTCAGCGACCGCGAAATCGAGCGGATGGTCCGCTTCTATGAGTCCCCGGAAGGACGCTGGTACAACCAGATGGACCAGGAAGGAAATGCCGAGGGCATCGCCAAAATGAACCGGCGTGCCGTTGGCGCCATGCAGGAAGTGGTGCGGAGGTTGAAATCCACCAAGGAAGATTTCGACACCCTCAAAGCTGTTTTTGCTCCGGGATTGCGTTACATGTTCACGGACAAGCGCGATCCCTTTGTGCCTCAGATTGATGAAGTGGATATAGAAGCCATTCAACGTCAGCAGGAGGAAGCCAAGGGACGGCAGGAACGGATGCACGAAAGAATGGAGGAACAGAGGTTGTTCCGGAGCCGCATGGATCAGGAACTGGGCGGTTTGCCTTCCATTCCTTATGAGGTGTACCGCGCTGTCAAGCGGACCGATCCGCGCCTCCATTCCGATCTCGAATACTATGCGGCGTTGTTCAAGAACAAAAGCGAATTGCGGAAAATGAGCAAGGACGAGATCATCGAGGAACTCAACAACTACAAAAACCTGATTGAAAAGGCCAGCGGTATTGGGTCCATGCAGATCGGCTCCGACCTGCAAAATGAATTGGGCCAATTGAAACTGTCCGGCCTGATCTGGAACGGTCAGGAGACCGTTGCCTTGGTGGAAACCCCGGATACCTTCGGGCACACCATTCGCGTCGGTTCCCTGCTGGGCCCGCGCTACGGTGTGGTCGAGGCCATCGATCAGGAAAAGATCACCATAATCGAACGTATCCGCGATTATCAGGGCAATATCCGGACGCAAACCCGATATCTGGAGTTTACTAAACCGGCCGATGAATGA
- a CDS encoding PilN domain-containing protein, whose amino-acid sequence MNLIRVNLYDYQRIVREIIIQKLFAGILSAGLLAGVACFMVWAWQLVTVAQLEGDIEEVQAQVNTLTPDYRKVQKLKKKKERYGDIIKGIDGLRTKRSRTTELLEDLGRSLPDGVWLTVVEQRTLDDLANVPDLFLGVNKDGLREERARAEKEGREFEPHQFIQITGQGDDHQAIVHFVDRLRTLPYFDHVMLAKTEQKWEKNHPVKEFTIYSHVLKLEAPQKG is encoded by the coding sequence ATGAATCTCATTCGCGTCAATTTATACGACTACCAGCGCATTGTCCGGGAAATCATCATACAGAAGCTGTTTGCCGGCATTCTGAGCGCTGGCTTGCTGGCCGGTGTGGCTTGCTTCATGGTCTGGGCGTGGCAGTTGGTCACCGTCGCGCAGTTGGAAGGAGACATCGAGGAAGTGCAGGCCCAGGTGAACACATTGACGCCGGATTACAGGAAGGTTCAGAAGCTGAAAAAGAAAAAGGAGCGGTACGGCGACATCATCAAAGGCATCGATGGTCTTCGTACCAAGAGGAGCCGCACCACGGAACTGCTGGAAGACCTGGGCCGGAGTCTTCCGGATGGGGTCTGGTTGACCGTCGTGGAACAACGTACGCTGGATGATCTCGCAAACGTTCCGGATCTGTTCCTTGGAGTCAACAAGGACGGGCTGAGGGAAGAGCGTGCCAGGGCGGAGAAAGAAGGGCGCGAATTCGAACCGCATCAATTCATTCAGATCACCGGACAGGGGGACGATCATCAGGCAATCGTCCATTTCGTGGATCGATTGCGGACCCTGCCGTACTTCGACCATGTGATGCTGGCGAAGACCGAACAGAAATGGGAAAAGAATCATCCGGTCAAGGAATTCACCATTTACAGTCATGTGCTTAAACTTGAGGCTCCGCAAAAAGGTTGA